In the Pectinophora gossypiella unplaced genomic scaffold, ilPecGoss1.1 Pgos_34, whole genome shotgun sequence genome, CGCGCGTCCATGCCATTAAATAAACATGATAATCATTGGGAAGATGTCGATACGTCAatgtttattaagtttttagATGAAAGTATTGAGCCGGTATCATTTGACAACATAAAAGATGCAACGCGTCGTGATTACATCTTACAGACGGTAATTAATTACGTAAAAAACGGTTGGCCGCGTAAAATAACGTGTCCTTCTATATTGCCTTATTTCCAATGCAAAACAGATCTTGAATTAAATAACGAATGTTTATTTAGGAGTCATAGGGTCATTATACCGGCAATATATCACGATAGAATGCTAAAAGAATTACATTCAGGGCATTTTGGAATTGTAAAGACTAAACATAATGCACGGAGTCGCATGTGGTGGCCGGGCATTGATAAAGACATTGAGCGATGTGTGAGTGCGTGTGCGACGTGCAGCCACACGCGCAGCGCACCGCCGcgtgcgccgcccgcgccctggCCGCGCCCCGCCGCCGCCTGGCAGCGGCTGCACATTGATTATATGACTATAGGTTCCAAGATATATCTCATCGTCATTGATGCGTATAGCAAATGGGTAGAATGTTTAGTCATGAATTGCGGCACTTCGACTCgttcattaataaataaattaaaatatttattctcaaGGTACGGTGTACCGACTACTATAGTGTCAGATAATGATGTCAAAATTAATTCATGGGAATTCAAAATTTTTTGCAAATTTAACGGGATTCAATATGTAACTTCTCCAATATACCATCCTAGTAGTAACGGACAAGCTGAGAATTCAGTCAAAACTTGTAAAAAGatgttaaaatgtatttttaaagagGAAACACCTGTAaatgaaatagaaaacaaattatACAAGTTTTTATTCGATTATCGAAATACAGTCCATTGTACGACGGGGGTTACACCCGCAAAACTAATGTTGGGCAGAGACTTGCGTTCTAGGTTGGATTTAATTTTACCATGTAAAAATGATAGTTTAACTAATGACAGATTAAGGGATGCGACAACATTAAAACCAAGTAGACAGTTTGATGTAGGAAGTTTTGTATGGCTAAAATGGTATATTGGAAGAAAAGAAATGTGGACTCATGGAACTATTACAGCAAAGTTAGGCAACAGATTATttgaaatttatgtaaatgattACGGGGTAGTTTGTAAGAGGCACGTtgatcaaattttaaaatatactggTGTACCCCTGACGGGGGAACGAACACTATCAAATGAGGATAGTCATTCTGCGCCATTGTCAGAGCCAGCGACGTCCTCTGCGACATCACCAGCCTCACAAAACTTCGGAGTGTCAGTGGATACACCCAGTAATATTCAAGAGACTGATGTGTGGGAGGAGGCGGTGGATGTTGTCGGGGACGAAGTGCAGGCTGAGGCGGAGAGCACGCCTATGGCTCTCCAAACTGAGCCAACGGAGGCCGTCGGCGATCAGGTTGTTGAAACGCCACCGGCACCTGTTCACCGCCATCTAAGACCTCGTAATAAggaattggattttaaaaagtttttctaacttatattgttttttctattttaggCTTGAAAATTAAAAGGGGAGGATTGGTGTATAAGTACGTAACCTGTTGTGAATTGTATCGAGTCATGTCGATTGTACCTACAGCGATCAGTAATAAACCAGTTCCTACTGTGAATAGACGTTTTACTTGCTCTAAACATATCAGTTTTTTCACAAACACTGGCAAGTTGTTCTGCAATAAACATGCTCCCAATCCGTTTTTGCTCGCGTCTACTGATAATATTATAGGCTTTTCCATATCATAATATTGTAAGACGGGCCGATTGGATAAACATTTCTTTATTTCCTCAAAACACTGTTCCTGGTTCGTGTTCCAATGCCATTCTACgtccttttttaataattctctTAATACTGATGTTTTTTCCGAAAAGTTTGGcacaaaattacttacatatgtTACTAACCCCAAAAATCTTTCTAAATCTTTTATATTCCTTGGACTTGGCATATTTTTAATTGCAATAACGTGTGAATCATCTGGATAAATgccatttttagttattttatgtCCCAAATATTTTATCTCTGTTAATccaattttacatttttctttgtttaatttGATGTTTATTTCTTGACATCTGTTTAGTACCTTACGTAGACGTTCATCATGTATCTCTTTCGTTGGTCCATATATCAACAAATCATCAACAAACAATACCACCCCTTCAATATCATCAAAATGCTCGTATAATCTTTTATGAAATACCCCTGAAGCTGATGATATGCCATACGGTAATCGTAAAAACTTGTACCTACCGAACACCGTATTAAAAGTACACAAATCTGTGCTTTCTTGGTGTAACTTTACCTGCCAAAAACCTTGCTTAGCATCCAAAGTACTAAAGAATTTTGCACCCATTAAGTTAGCAGTTATTTCTTCAAAGGTAGGTAATTTAAAGTGCTCACgttttattgcattattaaGGTCCAGTGGGTCTAAACACAAACGCAAATCACCATTAGGTTTTTTTACAACTGTCAAACTGTTCACCCAATCTGTAGGTCCTTCTACCTTGGCAATTATCCCATCCCTTTCCATTTCAtctaatttactttttacttgttCTCTAATGGCAATTGGCAGCTTTCTAGGTGCATGAATTACCGGCGAAACATCATCTCTCAACTGAATTTTGTATTCTCCTGGCAAGCAACCTATTCCAATAAACACATCCGGATATTTAtctagtatttttttactattatcaTTTTCTGTTAATAATGAAATCCTTTTAATTAACCTTAGCTCCTCACACGAACTTTTACTTAGCACTGGAGGTGAGTCTACATCAGCAATAATAAATTTTAGACAATAttggttattattatattttattttcaaataacaTTTTCCTACGACATCAATATTTACACCAGAATAACCCTGTAATCGCGTCGAGGACGTAGTTAAATCATTTTcagttaaatttatttttgtcaaatAACGTCTAGGTAAAACATTTACATCAGCCCCAGTGTCTAATTTAAAACGTATATCATGACCGTTTACATTCAAATCAACTACCCAATCGCTACAAAACCGACTACTATTATGTAAACAATGATGACTTGCCTGATCAGAGGACTCTTCCTGCACGGTGTACACCCGACACATACGGGCAAAATGATTTAAACGTCGACACTTCATACACCGCTGCCCGTAGGCTGGGCAATCATTTCTTCTATGTATTTTACCACAATATCCACAGTTATTAGCACGTGTTTGTCTGGAGTCATTATCTTGAGGGCGATACATCGTCGATGATTCACGATTATTACGCGCGGGCGGTTGCGCGGGAGGCGGCGGCGGTTGAACAGGACGACCGCGGCCCCGCGCTGATAACGGACGACGACGACTAGTGACGGCGTGAATATCCGAGCACCTACCTTCATTTTGGGTTCTTTCTTGTTTTATTTCATGTACTTGATGATTCTCCGACTTAATACTCATGGCTTGCATTCTCGACATTTCTGCTAATTTACATATTTCCACTGCTTTTGTAAGTGTAATGTCCGGTTCTCTTAATAATCGTTCTGATAGTGAAACATCTTGAATTCCACAAATTAATCTACTACAGACGAGGTCGTTCTTTAAACTTTGGAAATCACATTTGGATGCTATTTTGTTTAGTTCAAATGCATATTGTTCAATTGACTCCATTTCCTGTTGGTCTCTTTTAAAAAACTTCTGCCTTTCTACAGCTAGATTCTTTTTCGGTATGAAAAATTGATCAAATCTCAGCAGTacatcttttattgtttttgactCCCCCGTAAATTGATCGTAAATTTCGCGACATTTATCACCAATAATATGtagcaatatatttatttgcacttTCGGATCTTTCTTTGATAATTCGCAAgcttcataataaataaaaatattgaacgCTGATTTCCATTTTTCCCACTCTGTACATAAATTCCCTGATGTCACATTCACTAAACTATTTTCAAAAATGAACTGTGGCGGCGGTTGTAATACGGTCTCCATCCTTCTATTTTTCTCACTTCAGTTTTTTACTTCACTGTTTAATCTTCTTAAATCACTATTATTTTCCTTAAAACGTATTTATTTCGAGCGTAACTGGGCCATGTTTTGTTATGATGGGAATTGCGTCAATCAAACTCCGGTGTTGGGCAGAgactaaatatttattcaaaataaaggtacctacatataaaaataataattatgaaaccaCCTACAGTGGGTGGCTTCTTTCGTTCGTTACCTCTCCACAGGAACATTTGACCCGGTCGATCTTCAGGGCGAATCTTTACTTGTAAAAACATCTCACGTATGTCGGCGGTGACGGCGACCTCTTTCTCCCGGAAGCGATAGAGAATTCCCGGTAAGGCTCGCAGTAAGTTGGGTCCATCTAGGAGGTGATCGTTCAGGCTCTCTCCTCTCGACTTGGCGGCTGCGTCGAAGACTAGGCGTACCTTCCCTGGCTTGTTAGGGTTCGTCACGGCGAAGTGAGGTAGGTACCATGACTTTTCGTTGTCTCTCACGTCTCCGTTAGCTACTGCGGCGTATCCCTTCGTGAGTAGGTTCTCTATCTGGCTTGTGTAGGCTGCCTGGAATTCGGGGGACTGATCCATCTTCCTCTCGATAGTCCGCAGTCTCCTGAAAGCCATCTCATAGCTGGGCGGCATGACTAGTTGCTCGTCTCTCCATGGCAGGCCCACTTGATATCTTCCGTTGACTCGTTCGATGGTTTTATTGAAGATGTCGATCGCTCTCTCTTCGGCCTTCCTCGGCTTCCTTATCAAGGCAATTCCTAGGGCGTCGACGTCGTAGTGTGTTTTGATGAGCGCGTTTAATTCCTCATCTTCATTAGCGAAGTTCCTCACGTCTTTTTCCGTCTTGGCGTGTACGTGGAGGACTAGTTGATCCTCCCCTCGGTACAAGCTCCGCGGCACCGTGCCATGGTATCGTCCATCCCAGCTCGGTGCGTGATGCGATGGGCTCGTAGCGTTTGCCGATGAGGATTTCCTTCGAGATAAGTtcctttaagggagctgtttaaagaaataaatatactgacggtcgcaagtcaatatatttatgaaaacattatgtatgtgcgtaaaaatgtatctctccttccgagaaactgtgaaaggcatacttacaatataaggaataaaaataaaattgttgttcaaaattctagattaagtaaattaaattcatcttttttggggttatgtatacgtttttacaataaaataccagataatattttaaatttgtcagagaacaaatttaaagctcacgtgaagcttactttatgtaaaaaagcctattataagattaatgattacctaaatgataaaaatgtctggtattgaatgtgttcctctagttattaaataacttgtaatgtaccctcattgatttaaaagatgtgttgctgttgcagtttcttgtcatttcttctcctcagccataacaccttgcgaaatgacgtaaattcaaaaatgttacattgaccttcaacaagtttatccatgataattacgttgaataaatgattctgattctgattctaatcAGATGCCAGTTGTCGGCGCCGATCAGTAGGCTCGGGCGCGCCGATTCGTAACTCATGTCATCGAGTGGTAGGTGCTTCAAGTGTTCGTATTCGATGAACTTCCTTTTCACCGTCTGGCTTCCGATCGTAAGTTGTTTCACCGTGTGGGCGGTGATGTCGTGAAACTGCTCTTCATGTTGGCCTCGTACTTCAATCTTGACGATACGACTTTGCGTCTCCTTTTGACTCGCTGTGGCACCGTGTATGTGTAGCGGGCTCACATGTCCTCTGGCGCCGAGGTCGTTCGCTAGGCCTTCGTCCATGAGCGTGATGGTAGCGCCTTCGTCTAGTAGCGCGTACCTCTTCAATACCGGGCACACCTTCAGTAACACCTTGACCGGGCCGCTTGTAGTGGCCGACGCGGACAAGACATTTTCCTCGTTTACTGGCGGTGACTTCGGTTGAGTAGCTGCGGCGGGCGACGTGTCCATATGCAACGTACTGTGGTGAGGTAAGAGACAGTTTTCTATTCCGCACCTCTTTGCTTTACATGTGAATCTCCTGTGCTTTCCGTTGATGCACTTGAAGCATATTTTCTCTTCTTTCACCCACTGCCATCGTTCGTTGACCGTCATCCTCTTGTATTTCTTACAATCGGGTACGTCGTGGTTGCCGCCGCAGCATAGACATCGTTTTGTGACGGCTTCCTTTTCTCTCTCGACGGTCGGTGCGGTGGGTGTTTCAGTGGTTGCGTAGACTTTCACGTCTTTACGTGGCCTTTCACATGAAAACGACTTCTTTTCTTGATTGTTGAAAGTCTCCTTCAGCGACTGGGGCGATGTGGCGTATGAAAATCGCATCGCACGGTCGACCTCACGTTCCAAAATTCTTGACAGGGTTGCTATCTCGGCTTCCGATGGGTCTCCGTGTTCGTAGGCGAAGTCATACCACCTAGACTTGAGATGTGGGCTTAGCTTCTCGATGACCTCTCGTGTGAGCATGGGGTTTCGGAGATATCCTCTTTCATCGACGCCACCTAATACGCATACGATGTTCTTTAACTTGACCGCGAGGGTGTTCAATTCGCCCGCGGACGTACCGGACTTAGGTAACTTCTTTATATCTTCCAACGCTCGTTCGATCAACATCTCTGGTCTTCCAAAACATTGCTCCAGTGTTCGCATAATCTCGTCGGGGCTAGTCGCCGAGTATAGTAGCGCGGCGACTGTCTCCTGTGCTTTCCCTCGTAGACAGTTCCGTAGCCGTGCGAGGTTCTCGTAGtcggaatacttgtacatcgtCGTAGAATCCCGCATGGCCGCCTTGAAGGGTAGCCATTCCGTCGCGGCGCCGCTGAACGTAGGTAGCTCGTGGGCTCGGCGAGGCACCGGACGTTTATTCACGATCTTTTCTAGCGCTTGTGCTATTCTATCGACCGTGTCCTCTTCTTTATTCGTCGCATGAAAGCTCGTACGTTGATTAGGAATAGGGCTAGGCGGGCGTAGTTCCGTCTCTTTCCCTCGTGCCTCTCGATTCCATCTTCCATCTCGCTCGCTCGCGTGCGAGTTTCTCGCGCATAGAACAGGCTCCATACTGTGCTTAGGCGGGCGTCGTCCCTCCCCCCGCGGCTGGCTGTATTCCATTTCAATCAACCAGTCGTGGACGCGTTGCTGTTCCTCCGTGTGCGTTTCAGCGGCGATTTCCTGTTCATCGATTTGGCTTCCTCTTTCGCTTTCTTCCCTTATCATTGCGACGCTCCGTTCAAGTTTCGCCTTGACCTTGATGGCTTCTAGACGGAGTTCCTGCTGTTTCATTTCAGCTAATTGTATCTCCGCGTCGAGCTCGGCTTGTCTGATGCGCGCCGTCGTACTTGCTGTGGAGCGTATCGATCGCACGGAGCGGTTACTTGCTCTGACAGGCGGGACTTGCACCTGCCCCCCTTCCGTGGACGTGACGAGTCGTCGTTGCGGGACAACCGTGTTCGCGGACGCTGCCGACGTGCTGGCAGGCTGTTCATCGATGTGCATGGCTGACGTCGTGGTGCGCGGGAGCGCGGCCGTGTCTCTCTCGATGAGTACCATTGGCGCGGCGGAGGCGGGCGCGGACTTCTCTCTATCTTCAAAGGTCTTCTCTCTGActtcaaaggtgttctctctagcttcaaaggtgttctctctagcttcaaaggtgttctctctagcTTCAAAGGTCTTCTTGCTCCTCGTGATGGGCATTCTTCGGCGTAAGCCAGAAGCTACCGCAGCCTCGAAAAAGGCTATACGGCTAACTCGTAACCTCGAAAAAGGCTGTGCGAGTAGCGACTCCCGCTTCAAGGAGTCACTTTTCCGTCCTAACGGGCGTATGATGTGCACACAGCCTCCCGTTGGCACCGTTAGGCGGACAAGACTGCGCTACCTTGTTGAAATTAGGACGTTGAAACTAGAAGTTGAAATTAAGAATATATCGATGTTTTTATATCGATGTTAGACCAATCTTCAGTCTTGCGGTTCTTGATTGTTCCTCTTCCCTCTTCAGACTTCCTCTTCCCTCTTCTGACTTCCTCTTCTCTCTTGAgacttcctcttcttttttccgtaTTAAGAGTAGGCCTTCTTTCTTGAGAATTCGTCTTCGTTCTTGagggttcgtcttctttcttgagaattcgtcttctttcttgagggttcgtcttctttcttgagtATTCAGGTTTCTTCTATCCGACGACGAAGGACCACCGCtgttgcttatgcagattttatttgctgggactgaagaaaacccgcggtgcaagtgaagatccggtttatttgTCAAACCACAttaaagataagataagataagatagatctcagtgagaagtagagaagaagtAATTCGTGTCGTGTCCAATCGGATTCTTATTGGGAATTTTCGGTCCGGAACTAGCAGGCTGTGCGCGCATTACGTCGGCcaatcaggagcgccgcgccatgtatccgctcctcgcgtcgctccccgcgccatgccccgcgtcgctccccgcaccgctccccgcgtcgctcctcTGTTTCGTGACGTAATTAGCGAGTCGTGCGTGAATTTTCTTAGCCCGCGACCTCCTCTtctcggctgtccgtaacaGTAAGTatgagtgagacaacatcataaaataaatacaataggacgattggcaACCGGatgaactttcagtcagtttgccactttgatcttcaacgtgcgcacgcgcttttctctgttctgagactctatcctgttcattctgttgtatttgttaccacagttgagtttgttaatattcctgttgagtttgttagtatttttgtttactttgttagtgttattgttgaatttgctgTTGTTatcttggcaagatgtccagtcatgttggtacctggcaatgtttttttttgtggtgtaagcactgttcgtggcccgcgccgaagatctcggcatcctatacagtcttacttgacaactgaagattatattgcgAGGCACCccatcctgaattatgctcgccacttattttacgatcgagagctaagtaTCTTACTTGAACATTGAAAAATACaaaatctcagtatgcagtgtacctggtatctatattatagtccctggtcagtaatttaattcggctcgtttctcaatcgtgcttttcataatcgaaatgtcatatgaaaaaaattcgtgtatggaaatatcccactttatcgaagctctttcattatgtagcgtcttagacgaagtgtaatcaaagcaaaacatttttaacagaaagtcgtgAACTTAATTCTATTATAATAAGCCAGAGATACgttttcaatagattttatagccaactattaccacttatatgtataataaatgatatgttcatttttttgtaacagtagagagtaatcagttcatattaatgcaagcacaacggtaaggctgttttttcatctgacatgtgctacattgctaggtttaatatccaccaatcagataattgggcctgattctgatcggcacaatgaatCCGATTGTATTATATGCAACGTAGaatctagcatgttactggtggaaacgcagtctaaatgtgacgtacttgCTTCATTATTGTTGGAACAGTATTattatcgtttccagctaactacgcaagaccgaatatgccacatttaaaagaggatGTGAGGATTGCTTTCGGCCTGATAAATGCCTccggaaaacgggtgacagatcacccactcgtaaatgaaataatcaacgaaATATAACAttaagcacgacgccccaaactatctgtgcgagttagtaatacaaaacaatttaaatcaacgcagagccgctttccaagctataaacTCAAGTGAATGCTTTGaacagtttcccatcttatcatatgaggatctggTGATAATGTTtctggggccgtatcaagtgacgcaggcaagaagctactttggcgaacacctaaaagaaaacggaacggTTTTCgttgaagtgtatgaagattttgaagttgactataatttaaatcaatacaacatagtagcttctgatccttggctgacaagagctaaaatatACTCGAGGCAGCAGAGCAacggaatttattttgtatatatcttgctagATATTAGTTTGGaaagcaaaaataaacttgtcggtcactattgcagctgtatagttggaaaacggaaactcgggtgctgtgctcatgtcatgtgcatagtttggtatatgggatgggctcggcaccaagaaatccccattcaaccccctgctgcctttttagatcaagttattatttctgatgaagaagaagattgattattgaagaagaagactgataatcattatcctaataggtacgaatttgtataaaaaagcctatttgtatatacactgtatgtattcaataacaattattattgatttaattttttgtATCATCATTTCACTttgtatcatatttttttacataatgaacgtatGATCCAAccgcttaaaactactataGCTtctcaacttgtatagccggagaaaagaagctgcaagaaaaaccttaaaatattgttatacaatttagtaattaggCTGCCTAATACCAGTTCCCTGACAATTAATCCCATGTATTCATAtcatctaaataatcactaatctttcAATAATAGGTAACCTTTTTTACGAAGTTTCTGTTTTATTActatcttaaaactgttcaaatgtAAATTTGAATGTCGAtgggaattttattgtaaaaatgtattcattgccccttaaaagatttagatttttttaagtttattctgggtattaacaatgtgccaatCACTATTTTCCAAAGTTTCTTGAACTTCAAGTTCACTAGTACTCTCCTGTCCTGAAAATTCAGTTGTGCTACCTAGTGCAGATGGATTGTGTCCCTCCGATGATTCCTCTTCAGTAAGGATAGGTTCGTGTGTGGCATTTTTGCAAGCTTTGTTCCAACTGACCTACTGGCCATGGTTGGCATAACTTGCACAGTTTTATTACTGTAGTAAGGCACACACTGAATACCTTTATCTTGTGTAGCTGGCACAGGTTCTTCCCAGTTTAATCCAGAAGGCATGACACTGCTAAGATCCAGTCCAATATTCCTTAACATTACAGGCATTTCAGGTTTAAGCCTTGGCTTTGTTACTTTATTCTCTACCCAGTCCTTATAATTCAGTAAATCTTCCTCTAGCTGAAACAAATTCATAATTGTGaacaaaatgatttattaacAGAACAACATACTAGTTACAAACAGTTCATGGCTCCTGTTAGATGTCCATAATTAGACATTTAAATTGT is a window encoding:
- the LOC126381066 gene encoding uncharacterized protein LOC126381066, producing MSYAIKALLLRMVYPLTDLPMYPLQTFLYSQSPHVCQPGKLEEDLLNYKDWVENKVTKPRLKPEMPVMLRNIGLDLSSVMPSGLNWEEPVPATQDKARENTFEVREKTFEDREKSAPASAAPMVLIERDTAALPRTTTSAMHIDEQPASTSAASANTVVPQRRLVTSTEGGQVQVPPVRASNRSVRSIRSTASTTARIRQAELDAEIQLAEMKQQELRLEAIKVKAKLERSVAMIREESERGSQIDEQEIAAETHTEEQQRVHDWLIEMEYSQPRGEGRRPPKHSMEPVLCARNSHASERDGRWNREARGKETELRPPSPIPNQRTSFHATNKEEDTVDRIAQALEKIVNKRPVPRRAHELPTFSGAATEWLPFKAAMRDSTTMYKYSDYENLARLRNCLRGKAQETVAALLYSATSPDEIMRTLEQCFGRPEMLIERALEDIKKLPKSGTSAGELNTLAVKLKNIVCVLGGVDERGYLRNPMLTREVIEKLSPHLKSRWYDFAYEHGDPSEAEIATLSRILEREVDRAMRFSYATSPQSLKETFNNQEKKSFSCERPRKDVKVYATTETPTAPTVEREKEAVTKRCLCCGGNHDVPDCKKYKRMTVNERWQWVKEEKICFKCINGKHRRFTCKAKRCGIENCLLPHHSTLHMDTSPAAATQPKSPPVNEENVLSASATTSGPVKVLLKVCPVLKRYALLDEGATITLMDEGLANDLGARGHVSPLHIHGATASQKETQSRIVKIEVRGQHEEQFHDITAHTVKQLTIGSQTVKRKFIEYEHLKHLPLDDMSYESARPSLLIGADNWKSSSANATSPSHHAPSWDGRYHGTVPRSLYRGEDQLVLHVHAKTEKDVRNFANEDEELNALIKTHYDVDALGIALIRKPRKAEERAIDIFNKTIERVNGRYQVGLPWRDEQLVMPPSYEMAFRRLRTIERKMDQSPEFQAAYTSQIENLLTKGYAAVANGDVRDNEKSWYLPHFAVTNPNKPGKVRLVFDAAAKSRGESLNDHLLDGPNLLRALPGILYRFREKEVAVTADIREMFLQVKIRPEDRPGQMFLWRGNERKKPPTSSSSVISAGPRSSCSTAAASRATARA